A DNA window from Archocentrus centrarchus isolate MPI-CPG fArcCen1 chromosome 15, fArcCen1, whole genome shotgun sequence contains the following coding sequences:
- the tex36 gene encoding testis-expressed protein 36, with translation MVKEGKRHFSMSSDCKWFAHPILPESETQTREKNTSTGIMLTQVKSSLPQALTFQRYPKWKSQQESREYPFSEHDNKYAFKDNVTVFSHGVGRRKCPDDRRQHISHFCLCHGGTDNSTEETGGNLTAYQSGFMVKEGDSASRNRRFPRNHRLKSAEAALAQAREPFMWFGRDDSDHSDTLRVLAANNYSAPSKP, from the exons ATGGTGAAAGAAGGAAAGCGGCATTTTTCGATGAGCAGTGATTGCAAATGG TTTGCTCATCCGATTTTACCAGAAAGTGAGACACAGACTCGTGAGAAGAATACAAGCACTGGGATCATGCTGACTCAAGTGAAGTCATCATTGCCTCAGGCTTTAACCTTTCAGCGCTATCCTAAATGGAAAAgtcagcag GAATCCAGAGAGTATCCATTCTCAGAGCATGACAACAAGTATGCCTTCAAAGACAACGTCACTGTATTCTCTCAT GGCGTGGGAAGGAGGAAGTGTCCTGATGATCGCAGACAACACATCTCCCATTTCTGCCTGTGCCATGGTGGAACTGACAATAGCACTGAAGAGACTGGGGGGAACCTCACAGCCTACCAGAGTGGATTCATGGTGAAAGAGGGTGACTCTGCATCCAGAAACAGGCGCTTCCCTCGCAACCACAGGCTGAAGTCTGCAGAGGCAGCTTTGGCTCAGGCAAGGGAGCCGTTTATGTGGTTCGGACGAGACGATTCTGACCACTCTGACACCCTGCGAGTGCTGGCAGCCAACAACTAttcagcaccatccaagccctaA
- the LOC115793499 gene encoding autophagy-related protein 16-1 — protein MGSWKDHVRSGLQQRDRREKLPFVGVFTSLSQLEERFELREQILADVQSQSSESDEVEGNARLLRLKLRESEHLVVKLSQTVSDLTTVLYLKEAELQYWQSRVSQFRQEALTLAKGSNTLKATLSEFEFTVECQSKELATLRVDHQGLKEALADALTEKERLLQRWMEEKMEEADRLNKYNITQERWQHLTKHLRKHLQKDVEKKCVHTLLNSSSDAAQSTSAIRKINITTDMHSGLPDLSHISGPPQM, from the exons ATGGGAAGCTGGAAGGATCACGTGCGCTCAGGGCTGCAGCAGAGAGACCGCAGAGAAAAACTCCCATTTGTTGGCGTTTTCACAAGCT TGTCGCAGCTGGAGGAGCGCTTTGAACTTCGGGAACAGATTTTGGCGGATGTTCAGTCTCAGAG TTCAGAAAGCGATGAAGTTGAGGGAAACGCCAGACTGCTTCGACTCAAGCTGAGAGAGAGCGAACACCTGGTAGTTAAG TTGTCTCAAACTGTCTCCGACCTTACCACGGTCCTGTATCTGAAAGAAGCTGAACTACAATACTGGCAATCACG TGTATCCCAGTTCCGTCAAGAGGCACTTACTCTGGCTAAAGGGAGTAACACCCTGAAGGCAACCCTTTCAGAATTTGAGTTCACCGTAGAGTGTCAATCCAAAGAATTAGCAACCCTGCGTGTAGATCACCAAGGCCTTAAGGAAGCTCTTGCAGATGCCCTGACTGAGAAAGAACGGCTATTGCAGCGATGGATGGAGGAGAAAATGGAGGAGGCAGACAGGTTGAATAAATACAACATCACACAGGAAAG GTGGCAACATTTGACCAAACATCTGAGGAAGCACCTCCAGAAAGATGTGGAGAAAAAATGTGTTCACACACTGCTGAACTCTTCAAGTGATGCAGCGCAGTCTACATCAGCCATTCGGA AGATCAATATTACAACAGATATGCACAGTGGACTCCCAGACCTCAGTCATATCTCAGGTCCACCACAGATGTAA